The sequence TACCTCAAAAAGCAAGGGGTTTCAGGAAAGGCAGACGGGGTAAGCTGGGTGTGGGCCTGTAAATGGATGGAGCGGGTAAAGGAAGTCGGGAAGGGAGAACGTGAAGAAAGGAGCCGAAACCTGCAGAGGTAGGAAGATCACTATCTTTCAGCTACTAGCCTTTGATTTGAGTTCTTCAGTACACTGATTGTGTGGTGCTAAAGGAAGGATATGTCAGTGTAGTAATTGCTTTACAGCAAGTTTTAAAGCCAAAGTCTTCTGTGGTGGTCATGTCTTAGAACTTATCATTACACACAAGGCAAAACATCTGAAGTAATTATAAATTAGTATACTGCTATTTTAAGCGTTAGCCTCTTTGACACAACTGGAAATACAGCTGGTCTGTTATTGTGAATTTGGAGGATTTCAAGGATACCATTATTTGTAATGTTCCATCACtatttgtgctgttttaaaaacaagattttGTAAATTCCAGTCATTATGCGGCAAGCGATGATCAAACTTTAATGTTTATTAAAGGGAATTTTTGTCTGCGTAAAATTTGTGCTGGCCTGAAAGAACTTTCCCTTGTCCTTCCCATTTAGCAACCATTTAatagtgtttttaattattaggTAACCTTGATCTCACACTGTCttggttttgtttgctttaccTACAGTTCAGCTCAAACACAAGTTGTTGCTCAGTCCCAGCACACACCGTGGTCCCAGATTGTGGGCACGTTGGGAGCCTGGTATGGCTTTACTCCAGTTTTTGTAGTTTGGTCAGTCTGCCAAGTGGAGGCACTGCCGCACCCTTCTGTACTGATAGTGGATGTGTGCTGGAGGCTACTCTTTGTGTGCCTTCTGTTGATTTCTCTGGGAGGTTGCATCCATGCCCTGAAGTGCTGCCTGCAGCCAGGACAGAGCCAGGTGAGCACAGCCTCATggacttgtttgtgtttttatttttgtgatatttattcaCTGACTTTTTCTCAATTCCAGGGAGAGCCTCCAGGGACTGAACAGGAGATTGTGACTGAAATCAGGAATGACCAGTGTTTACGGTGAGGCTTTATTATTGTCACACTTATATCGTCTTCAGTTGgtatgaatgtttttttttttttttttggcaacagTTTTCTAATAAATTACCCAAAAATTGTGTTGCATGTAGTGTAcaattttttgctcttttcttcaGGATGTACCAGGCAAGAAACCCAGGTGTGAATATTAATCTGATTCTTGCCCTGGCTGACagcctgctgctgtgtgtgctgcaggAACCTCTGCCAGACCCCAATGTGCCCCACATTCAGGCTCTTCTCTCCAGACTGGAggtaaaacaaaaccaacttaaggaaaaaaaatgcacctcaccccaccccaccctgatgactctctctctctctctctctctctctcacacacacacacacacacacacacacacacacacacacacacacacacacacacacacacacacacacacacacacacacacacacacttgcctcGAGCCATACTTTTCATCTCCTGTGTTTTCAGTTGCGTTATGCATTTAGAGCAGTGTAAAGTCTTTGTTCGTAATATAGATCAGACCCTCTACTCAGGAATACATAGATATTCTAACCGCAGGCAACACATgccatcactgagctcctgtcAGTCCTGCTCTGAATTAAGTAGAGTGGAATGAGAAAAGAATTTAATGTTCTGTCTCTTTCTGCCTCCCCTGTCTATCGTTCTTGACAAAACAAACCCATAATACTAAAAATCAGCCTGTGAATCCTCTCTGTTTCATGTTAGTCAGTGTCTCACACACTGGAGGTGACTGATGTGGGATCAGAGGTGGGACTGGATGAGGTGGACCAAAGCTCTGTAGTGACAGAGAAACTGAAACTCCTCCACACCTACCTGCAGCAGAGGTGAGCTGCTAGTGTACCAACCATCTGCTTCCATGGAGCCATAGTTTAGTTGCATTTATGAGACACTCTTTTTCTGTCTGACAGGAGAGTGTCCCTGCGCACTCTTGTCCAGGTGCAGGGGGACTTTGAGGCCAGTGTGAAGAACATGCTGCAGGGCTTAGACGACCTCTGGGCTCAGCTGGAGGAGCTGCATACTGGGGTCACACTCTTCAAACAGGAGACCCAAGGCCACAGAGATCTGGCCTCTgctcagagagacacacaggtaAAGACATGTGGAAACCAGTTAGCAAACTGTAGTAtagtttacttttttattttcactttgaagtttttattttaacagctgTTGTTAACATTGCTGTTTCCCTTGCCTTTGAGTGTTGTTCATGATATTGTGTGTTTGCCGTAGAATTTGTTGTCGGTCTTGGGTGACTACAGGAACAAACTTCAGTCTTGTCAGGTTCATTTGAAGGGCAGCACACAACTACTGCAGGTAAACTCCtcaagaaagacaaaaagaataTGTTATTTCTGTTATTGTTGTATTCACTCAGAAATCTAATGCCCTGTTCCACAGGAGTTAACCTGGAGTCACACCCACATGAGCAACAGcgtgaacagcagcagtgagtcagtttGGCCAGAGCTCTTGCTTCAGTCTAATATTGAGCAGGTACACTAAACTTGAGACAAACAGCTTTAACAAGGTTTAAAAACGCACCAGGAATAAAAACATGTCTCTTCGTTCAGTTTGACAAGGTGCAGGAGAATTTCACCTCTCTGGAACAACAGATCTCTACCTTCCAGGCCCACCTGGAGGGACTCGGAAAACAAAATCAGGAAAAACATGCCGGGCCCCTCCCTCATGCTGGCGGGCCACATTTATACTCGGTACCGCCACAGACTTCTTATCATGCCCACAGTAAAGTGTCTGTGGAGCACCGTAACTCCACCTCTTCCTCCACGTCTGCTTCCTCGGTGGATACAGGTACAgccacaaaaacagacaatacTTTCTCACTGCGCAAGAGGTCGGCGCTACATTTCTCTT comes from Astatotilapia calliptera chromosome 14, fAstCal1.2, whole genome shotgun sequence and encodes:
- the LOC113036597 gene encoding uncharacterized protein LOC113036597; this translates as MERVKEVGKGEREERSRNLQSSAQTQVVAQSQHTPWSQIVGTLGAWYGFTPVFVVWSVCQVEALPHPSVLIVDVCWRLLFVCLLLISLGGCIHALKCCLQPGQSQGEPPGTEQEIVTEIRNDQCLRMYQARNPGVNINLILALADSLLLCVLQEPLPDPNVPHIQALLSRLESVSHTLEVTDVGSEVGLDEVDQSSVVTEKLKLLHTYLQQRRVSLRTLVQVQGDFEASVKNMLQGLDDLWAQLEELHTGVTLFKQETQGHRDLASAQRDTQNLLSVLGDYRNKLQSCQVHLKGSTQLLQELTWSHTHMSNSVNSSSESVWPELLLQSNIEQFDKVQENFTSLEQQISTFQAHLEGLGKQNQEKHAGPLPHAGGPHLYSVPPQTSYHAHSKVSVEHRNSTSSSTSASSVDTGTATKTDNTFSLRKRSALHFSSTIGRRLRISGRKK